A part of Lacibacter sp. H407 genomic DNA contains:
- a CDS encoding TlpA disulfide reductase family protein: MKQVLLSIIVALFFSTTVFTQSTSKLLTGWYRATIVREDGAEIIFNAEVQLKNGKQVMYIRNAAERLLVDDIKLKGDSVNIEMPFFESFFRLQIQKDGKLVGKWFKAGSLKLLEFPVEFVYGNKERFAVTKAATENSTGRWQVSFTRPNGTDRPAIAEFQQKGSALTGTFLTPSGDYRFLEGVVDGDSLLLSCFDGSHAYLFTATISGNEIKNGIYYSSAVPAEKWRATKNEKAVLPDTTQTTELKPGESKLNFTFKDVNEKNISINDARFKNKVVVIQIMGSWCPNCMDESKFLSSFYKEYKNKGVEVIALAYEYSTDFNRSKASVQKFIKRFGIQYPVLITPTTTSDEQRTEKTLPQLTPIRSFPTTIFLSKNGNVAKIHQGFYGPGTGDFYTEYKAEFYRTIRSLLAE; this comes from the coding sequence ATGAAGCAAGTTTTACTTTCAATAATAGTGGCTCTTTTTTTCAGTACAACAGTGTTTACTCAATCTACGAGCAAACTGCTCACAGGTTGGTATCGTGCTACTATTGTTCGTGAAGATGGTGCAGAAATTATTTTCAATGCAGAAGTGCAATTGAAGAATGGAAAACAGGTGATGTATATCCGCAATGCTGCAGAGCGTTTATTGGTGGATGATATTAAACTGAAAGGCGATTCCGTAAACATTGAAATGCCCTTCTTTGAATCATTCTTTCGCTTGCAAATACAGAAAGATGGAAAACTGGTTGGCAAGTGGTTTAAAGCAGGAAGTTTAAAACTGCTCGAGTTTCCCGTTGAGTTTGTGTATGGAAATAAAGAACGTTTCGCTGTAACAAAGGCTGCTACTGAAAACAGTACCGGTCGTTGGCAGGTTTCCTTTACAAGGCCCAATGGAACAGACCGCCCGGCCATTGCAGAGTTTCAACAAAAAGGTTCTGCATTAACCGGAACGTTTTTAACACCAAGCGGCGACTATCGTTTTTTAGAAGGCGTTGTAGATGGTGATAGTTTATTGCTGAGTTGTTTCGATGGTAGTCATGCCTATCTTTTTACTGCAACCATCAGCGGTAACGAAATAAAGAACGGTATATATTACAGCAGTGCTGTACCCGCTGAAAAATGGCGTGCAACAAAAAACGAAAAAGCGGTCTTACCCGATACTACGCAGACTACGGAGCTTAAGCCCGGAGAAAGCAAATTGAATTTCACGTTCAAAGATGTGAATGAAAAAAATATTTCCATCAATGATGCACGGTTTAAGAATAAAGTAGTGGTAATACAGATCATGGGAAGCTGGTGCCCCAACTGTATGGACGAAAGTAAATTCCTTAGCAGCTTTTACAAGGAATATAAAAACAAAGGAGTTGAAGTGATAGCACTGGCTTATGAATACAGTACCGATTTCAACCGTTCCAAAGCAAGTGTACAAAAGTTCATTAAACGCTTCGGTATTCAATATCCTGTGCTTATTACTCCCACAACTACAAGTGATGAACAACGGACAGAAAAAACATTACCGCAGCTAACTCCTATTCGTTCGTTTCCAACAACGATCTTTCTTTCAAAGAACGGGAACGTTGCCAAAATTCACCAAGGCTTCTATGGCCCGGGCACAGGCGATTTCTATACCGAGTATAAAGCTGAGTTTTATCGTACCATCCGCTCCTTACTGGCAGAATAA
- a CDS encoding isocitrate dehydrogenase (NADP(+)): protein MAAKIKVANPVVELDGDEMTRIIWKFIKEKLILPYLELDIKYYDLGVEYRDETNDQVTIDAANAIKQYGVGIKCATITPDEQRVEEFKLKQMWKSPNGTIRNILDGTVFREPIVINNIPRLVTNWTAPIIVGRHAFGDQYRATDTVIKGKGKLTMTFTPEGGGEPQTFEVYNFKGDGVAMSMYNTDESIMGFARSCFNMALSKKWPLYLSTKNTILKKYDGRFKDIFEEIYQNEFKAQFVEAGIVYEHRLIDDMVASALKWNGNFVWACKNYDGDVQSDTVAQGFGSLGLMTSVLVTPDGKTMEAEAAHGTVTRHYREHQKGRPTSTNPIASIFAWTRGLAFRGKLDGNQPLINFANALEAVCIETVESGKMTKDLAVCVHGNKVNHGDHYLYTEEFLDAIDANLKAKLG from the coding sequence ATGGCAGCGAAAATTAAAGTAGCCAACCCGGTTGTTGAACTGGATGGTGATGAGATGACAAGGATCATCTGGAAATTTATTAAAGAGAAATTAATTCTTCCTTATCTCGAACTGGATATTAAATACTACGACCTTGGTGTTGAGTACAGAGATGAAACCAATGACCAGGTAACGATCGATGCTGCAAATGCAATTAAACAATATGGCGTTGGTATCAAATGCGCTACCATTACTCCAGATGAGCAACGTGTAGAAGAGTTTAAACTCAAACAAATGTGGAAGAGCCCGAACGGAACTATCCGCAACATCTTAGATGGTACAGTATTCCGTGAGCCGATCGTTATCAATAATATCCCACGTTTGGTTACAAACTGGACAGCACCCATCATTGTTGGTCGTCATGCATTTGGTGATCAATACCGTGCAACTGATACGGTGATCAAAGGCAAAGGAAAGTTAACCATGACCTTTACACCGGAAGGTGGTGGCGAACCACAAACTTTTGAAGTATATAATTTCAAAGGCGATGGTGTTGCAATGAGCATGTACAATACCGATGAAAGTATCATGGGTTTTGCACGCAGCTGTTTCAATATGGCGCTTAGCAAAAAATGGCCGTTGTATCTTTCTACAAAAAATACCATCCTGAAAAAATATGATGGACGTTTCAAAGATATTTTTGAAGAGATCTATCAAAACGAATTCAAAGCACAGTTTGTTGAAGCAGGCATCGTGTACGAACATCGTTTAATTGATGACATGGTTGCGAGTGCATTGAAATGGAACGGCAATTTTGTATGGGCTTGTAAGAACTATGATGGTGATGTACAAAGTGATACCGTTGCACAAGGTTTCGGTTCACTTGGTTTAATGACTTCTGTATTGGTTACACCTGATGGTAAAACAATGGAAGCAGAAGCTGCACATGGTACCGTAACACGTCACTACCGTGAGCACCAGAAAGGTCGTCCAACTTCTACAAATCCGATTGCATCTATTTTTGCATGGACACGTGGGTTGGCTTTCCGTGGCAAATTAGATGGCAACCAACCGTTGATCAATTTTGCAAATGCATTGGAAGCTGTTTGTATTGAAACAGTAGAAAGCGGTAAGATGACAAAAGATCTTGCTGTATGTGTGCATGGCAACAAAGTAAATCACGGCGATCATTATTTGTATACAGAAGAATTCCTGGATGCAATTGATGCAAACCTGAAAGCAAAGCTTGGTTAA
- a CDS encoding YdeI/OmpD-associated family protein, with protein MQKFKATIELIGINPFVFVPEKILAAVLQEAGKEKGPIPIKGVINKTPYRQTLVKYAGHWRLYINTIMLKDSPKRIGETVSISIAFDPADRKLNMHEGLEKALAKNKTANKNFKQLPASRQQEIIRYISNLKTAASVERNITRAINFLSGNGSFVGRESL; from the coding sequence ATGCAGAAATTCAAAGCAACCATTGAACTGATCGGGATCAACCCATTTGTATTTGTTCCTGAAAAAATACTTGCTGCTGTTTTGCAGGAAGCAGGCAAAGAAAAAGGACCCATCCCAATAAAAGGTGTGATCAATAAAACCCCTTACCGACAAACATTGGTAAAGTATGCCGGGCATTGGCGCTTATACATCAACACCATCATGTTAAAAGATTCACCGAAACGAATTGGTGAAACCGTATCCATCAGTATTGCATTTGATCCCGCCGACAGGAAATTAAATATGCACGAAGGACTTGAGAAAGCATTGGCAAAGAATAAAACGGCAAACAAAAATTTCAAACAGCTACCTGCATCCCGTCAACAGGAGATCATCCGTTATATTTCCAATTTAAAAACAGCAGCAAGTGTTGAACGAAATATTACAAGAGCCATCAACTTTTTGAGTGGCAACGGAAGTTTTGTTGGCAGGGAGTCGCTTTGA
- a CDS encoding metallophosphoesterase family protein has protein sequence MKRSDFLQTSAALVGSSLLPFHSSAENSKTGKIRFAYVTDIHVKPDAVAEAGMAKAFQHVQSLKEKVDFIINGGDSIMDSLDADKQKTKTQWDLFHSILKKENSLPVYHCIGNHDVWGWFIKNDRPEADKLYGKQWVVETLALPKRYYSFTKNKWQFIILDSTQLNPAGGYIAYVDPAQLDWLQQELNNAKDKFICIVSHIPILSICAGLFFNKTEANGDLKIQRNLMHTDFFALKKLFLGNPNIKVCLSGHIHLQDEVDYLGVKYFCNGAVSGNWWKGAFQEFEPAYAVFDFYDDGTFARKMMKLS, from the coding sequence ATGAAACGAAGTGATTTTTTACAAACATCCGCTGCACTTGTTGGCAGCAGTCTCCTGCCTTTTCACAGCTCAGCAGAAAACAGTAAAACAGGTAAGATACGCTTTGCCTATGTCACCGATATTCATGTAAAACCTGATGCTGTTGCTGAAGCAGGTATGGCAAAAGCGTTTCAACATGTGCAATCATTAAAAGAAAAAGTTGATTTTATTATCAATGGCGGTGACTCCATTATGGATTCACTGGATGCAGATAAACAAAAAACAAAAACACAATGGGATCTGTTTCACTCGATCCTGAAGAAAGAAAACAGTCTGCCGGTTTATCATTGTATCGGCAACCACGATGTGTGGGGCTGGTTCATTAAAAACGACCGGCCCGAAGCAGATAAGCTGTATGGCAAACAATGGGTGGTTGAAACATTGGCGTTGCCAAAACGCTATTATAGCTTTACAAAAAACAAATGGCAGTTTATTATACTTGACAGTACACAACTAAATCCTGCGGGCGGCTATATTGCTTATGTTGATCCTGCGCAACTGGATTGGCTGCAACAGGAACTGAACAATGCAAAAGATAAATTCATCTGTATTGTTTCGCACATCCCCATTTTATCAATTTGTGCAGGTTTATTCTTTAATAAAACAGAAGCCAATGGCGACCTGAAGATCCAACGCAACCTGATGCACACCGATTTTTTTGCGTTGAAGAAACTATTCCTGGGAAATCCCAATATTAAAGTCTGCTTAAGCGGTCATATTCACTTACAGGATGAGGTGGATTATCTCGGTGTGAAATATTTTTGCAACGGAGCCGTTTCAGGCAATTGGTGGAAAGGTGCGTTCCAGGAATTTGAACCTGCCTATGCAGTGTTTGATTTTTATGATGACGGAACGTTCGCCAGAAAAATGATGAAGCTTTCGTAA
- a CDS encoding acylphosphatase, which produces MQKTVAITVRGKVQGVWFRRYTLEKAQQLQLTGTVRNTDDGDVAVVATGTEDQLADFIEWCWMGSPKSKVTSVTVDERELKAFVGFEVVR; this is translated from the coding sequence ATGCAAAAAACAGTAGCCATAACCGTTAGAGGAAAGGTGCAGGGCGTTTGGTTTCGCCGGTATACACTTGAGAAAGCGCAACAATTACAACTTACCGGCACCGTGCGCAACACGGATGATGGCGATGTGGCGGTTGTTGCCACCGGCACCGAAGATCAATTAGCCGATTTTATTGAATGGTGCTGGATGGGCTCGCCCAAGAGCAAGGTTACTTCTGTTACAGTTGATGAGAGAGAGTTGAAGGCATTTGTAGGGTTTGAGGTGGTGAGATGA
- a CDS encoding RrF2 family transcriptional regulator, with amino-acid sequence MLSKKTQYAFQALSYMAQQKNNEPLLIADIAKKKKIPLKFLENILLLMRKDGILESKKGKGGGYYFKMKPSQITLARVIRLLDGPIAPLSCVSLHFYERCKNCDEKHCGLHDMMITVRDANLKILEKRTVADIV; translated from the coding sequence ATGCTTTCAAAAAAAACACAGTACGCATTCCAGGCACTGAGCTATATGGCCCAGCAAAAAAACAATGAGCCGTTGTTGATCGCTGATATTGCGAAGAAGAAAAAGATACCGCTCAAATTCTTAGAGAACATTTTATTGCTGATGCGGAAAGATGGCATCCTGGAAAGTAAAAAAGGAAAAGGCGGCGGTTACTATTTTAAAATGAAACCATCGCAGATCACACTGGCACGGGTGATCCGTTTGCTGGATGGCCCCATTGCTCCCCTCTCCTGCGTGAGCTTGCACTTTTACGAACGTTGCAAAAACTGCGATGAAAAACATTGCGGCCTGCACGATATGATGATCACTGTACGGGATGCCAATTTAAAGATCCTGGAAAAGCGAACCGTAGCCGATATTGTGTAA
- a CDS encoding outer membrane beta-barrel protein, whose product MPKSTFLLALIFVAASFQTARAQKTNLFLGGNLIVGFPSGDFKNGYKRATGIEGSMGLGSSKFIVLGTLGYMSYKEKEGNQFGKITVIPLKAGIRVYPTNMLFLTGNAGVGFLKDETMNSRETRFVYDAGVGLHIILGQISVHYDAWKRQNTNGYTGSVLLKLGLALK is encoded by the coding sequence ATGCCAAAATCCACATTTTTACTGGCCCTGATATTCGTGGCCGCCTCGTTTCAAACTGCAAGAGCGCAAAAAACAAATCTCTTTCTGGGTGGCAACCTCATTGTTGGTTTTCCCAGTGGTGATTTTAAAAATGGCTACAAACGTGCCACCGGTATTGAAGGCTCCATGGGCCTCGGCAGTTCCAAATTCATTGTACTGGGAACATTGGGCTACATGTCGTACAAAGAAAAAGAGGGTAACCAGTTTGGAAAAATTACAGTGATCCCGTTGAAAGCAGGTATCCGTGTTTACCCCACTAATATGTTATTCCTGACCGGTAATGCCGGTGTTGGTTTTTTGAAAGATGAGACCATGAATTCCCGTGAAACAAGATTTGTGTATGATGCGGGTGTTGGTCTGCATATTATTCTTGGACAGATCAGCGTACACTACGATGCCTGGAAACGACAAAATACAAACGGTTATACTGGCTCGGTATTACTCAAACTTGGGTTGGCCTTAAAATAA
- a CDS encoding response regulator transcription factor: MSATKYKLAIVDDHQIVIDGLRSLLKGYDQYEIVIESNHPETIPSLLQQQQVDMMLTDVMMPVMTGVELARTVKKDFPSVKIIALSMNGEGSLVNQMIEESDISGYLLKNIGQTEFITALNKIAAGGIYFSDEVLQEMLKASERKQVNDESKLTNREVEIVRLIEKEYSNKKIAEELFLSERTVETHRKNIFRKTKTNSVIGLIKYAYEHKLV, encoded by the coding sequence ATGTCTGCCACAAAATATAAATTAGCTATTGTTGATGACCATCAGATCGTGATCGATGGATTACGTTCACTTTTGAAAGGATATGATCAATACGAGATCGTCATTGAATCCAATCATCCCGAAACAATTCCATCGCTGTTACAACAGCAGCAGGTTGATATGATGCTTACCGATGTAATGATGCCGGTAATGACGGGTGTGGAACTTGCAAGAACGGTGAAAAAGGATTTCCCTTCCGTCAAGATCATTGCATTATCGATGAATGGTGAAGGCAGCCTGGTAAACCAGATGATTGAAGAAAGCGACATCAGCGGTTACCTGTTGAAAAATATTGGACAAACAGAATTTATTACGGCCCTTAATAAAATTGCAGCAGGTGGAATTTATTTCAGCGATGAAGTGCTGCAGGAAATGCTCAAAGCCAGCGAACGTAAACAGGTGAACGATGAGAGTAAACTCACCAACCGTGAAGTAGAGATCGTACGCCTCATTGAAAAGGAATACAGCAATAAAAAAATTGCGGAAGAATTATTCCTGAGCGAACGTACCGTTGAAACACACAGAAAAAATATCTTCCGCAAAACAAAAACCAATTCAGTGATCGGGTTAATTAAATATGCCTACGAGCACAAGCTTGTTTAG
- a CDS encoding tetratricopeptide repeat-containing sensor histidine kinase, whose amino-acid sequence MLLKHFLIIPVLLICSTLLHAQKNKSVIDSLEKMVAVTKDSQLVKIYNDLTWEYRLVDRDKAMNYGYKAIAQAKKSNYPSGIAQAYNDLGILLYDQEKYDSAIVFYQESNKIRKQLNDGLGIAKLYNKIGIVYQKKGAFDKALENQLQALALFSQYKNDIGVSYSLNNIGILNQNLGRYDEAIKYQLQSIEIKEKLKDNYGLAGSFVNIANIYKIKGNDAKAIEFYKKAITISRELGDKEYLANGLNNIGSLYINRQLYKEALEAINESLQLRKDLNDTKGQVSCMNNLGLLLQEQRLFDSSLAVLNAALTIGKPADNCLPEINQTYLALSRSYEALNRDDEALLMYKSYASTKDSLFTDNLGDKFAELETKYQTLEKEKEIERQQHVIAVKNYWISGILVVGILLALLIFSYYRRKKIQQEAKMQKAVFEQQQLAAAAVMEAEEKERQRIAKDLHDGVGQMMSAAKMNLSAFEQDMQFQNPEHKLSFERIISLVDESVKEVRTVSHQMMPNMLLKSGLAKAVAEFLDKIDQRIIKVNLYTEGLNERIEENSEIVLYRVMQECVNNVIKHSAATELDISLIKDKDGVSVTIEDNGKGFDKDQLPEEAGMGLKNMKARIDYLHGSIDFDTAPGKGTLVAIHLPAGKNKTVEQ is encoded by the coding sequence ATGCTTTTAAAACATTTCCTGATCATTCCTGTTCTGCTGATTTGCTCAACCTTATTGCATGCGCAGAAAAATAAATCTGTGATCGATAGTCTCGAAAAAATGGTAGCTGTAACCAAAGACAGTCAACTTGTAAAAATTTACAATGATCTTACCTGGGAGTATCGGCTTGTAGATCGTGACAAAGCCATGAACTATGGGTACAAAGCTATTGCACAGGCAAAAAAATCAAACTACCCATCAGGGATCGCACAAGCGTATAATGATCTCGGTATTTTATTATACGATCAGGAGAAGTACGACAGCGCCATTGTCTTTTACCAGGAATCAAATAAGATCAGAAAACAGTTAAACGATGGACTCGGCATTGCAAAATTGTATAACAAGATCGGTATCGTGTATCAGAAAAAGGGTGCGTTTGATAAAGCGTTGGAGAATCAATTGCAAGCCCTCGCACTTTTTTCACAATACAAAAACGATATCGGTGTTTCCTATTCATTAAATAATATCGGTATCCTCAATCAAAATCTTGGCCGGTACGATGAAGCCATTAAATACCAGTTACAGTCAATTGAGATCAAAGAAAAATTAAAGGACAATTACGGTCTTGCCGGTTCGTTTGTAAACATCGCCAACATTTACAAGATCAAAGGCAACGATGCAAAAGCAATTGAGTTTTATAAGAAAGCCATTACCATTAGTCGTGAACTGGGCGATAAAGAATACCTGGCCAATGGTTTAAACAATATCGGATCGCTTTACATTAACCGGCAATTGTACAAGGAAGCACTTGAGGCCATTAATGAATCGCTTCAATTACGTAAAGATCTCAACGATACAAAAGGACAGGTTAGCTGCATGAATAACCTCGGCCTTCTTTTACAGGAACAACGATTATTCGATTCTTCATTAGCCGTTTTAAATGCAGCATTAACGATCGGGAAACCGGCCGACAACTGTTTGCCGGAGATCAATCAAACCTATCTCGCCCTTTCCAGATCGTATGAAGCATTGAATAGAGATGATGAAGCACTGTTAATGTATAAATCGTACGCCAGTACAAAAGATTCGCTGTTTACCGACAACCTCGGCGATAAATTTGCTGAACTTGAAACAAAATATCAAACACTCGAAAAAGAAAAAGAGATCGAACGGCAACAGCATGTGATCGCTGTAAAAAATTATTGGATATCCGGCATTTTGGTTGTCGGCATTCTTCTTGCCTTGTTGATCTTCTCCTATTACCGCCGTAAAAAAATTCAACAGGAAGCAAAGATGCAAAAAGCCGTTTTTGAACAGCAGCAATTAGCGGCAGCGGCTGTAATGGAAGCTGAAGAAAAAGAACGGCAACGCATTGCTAAAGATCTGCACGATGGTGTGGGCCAAATGATGAGTGCTGCTAAAATGAATTTATCTGCATTTGAACAAGACATGCAGTTTCAAAACCCTGAGCATAAGCTTTCGTTTGAACGCATCATCAGCCTTGTTGATGAAAGTGTAAAGGAGGTACGCACCGTATCACACCAGATGATGCCGAACATGTTACTGAAATCGGGTCTTGCAAAAGCAGTAGCTGAATTTCTTGATAAGATCGATCAACGCATCATCAAAGTAAATCTCTACACAGAAGGATTAAATGAGCGGATCGAAGAAAACAGTGAAATTGTATTATACCGTGTAATGCAGGAATGTGTGAACAACGTGATCAAACATTCGGCTGCAACAGAACTGGATATTTCGCTCATTAAAGATAAAGATGGTGTAAGTGTAACAATCGAAGACAATGGAAAAGGATTCGATAAAGATCAATTACCCGAAGAAGCAGGCATGGGACTTAAAAACATGAAAGCACGAATTGACTATTTGCATGGCAGTATCGATTTTGATACGGCGCCAGGCAAAGGAACGTTAGTAGCCATTCATTTACCTGCAGGTAAGAACAAAACAGTTGAACAGTAA
- a CDS encoding tetratricopeptide repeat-containing sensor histidine kinase → MWLNPRSALLTLLLFCCTLFAFSQDTTIDSLRATVQSSAKDETKLKAYVLLTGKLSLISFNETIRIGDEGLQLAAKLNDSLAYAELNRYIGMANYFKGDYEKAAASYYVAAGVYERSGDQKAVGYVYNDIAKLYRKTRDLKRAAENYEKALAVFRAMNDSSGIQMVMNESGVVYEYQGNLEEAIRRYKASLQIAENLKDEAGKGWSLSFLAGIYTLQSKFLLAEDYNLQTLGIRQKLKDTFAITVSYADLGVMYSAWGKYERAVYYLEESSKLAEKMQYKELMSNNYAELSRIANVTGDYKRALDYYTWHTQLKDSLFNAQKTRQIEELSTLYETNKKEQQIQVQQLTIKKRNNLIFLILGIVLLAAVIAYLFYNRYRWKQQVKLQNEIMLQQELAARSVLEAEEKERSRIAKDLHDGVGQMMSAARMNLSSYYNTANIPDQEQNQSLQNIIQLVDDSCKEVRAVSHSMMPAALLSKGLPDAVAELTSKVSSDALKLNFYSEGFTERFNSNTETILYRIIQECVNNTIKHAEATDLDISLINDEDGISVTIEDNGKGFAYDPQQENEGIGLSNIRSRIQFLKGTVDFDSAPGKGTLVAIHVPHQVNV, encoded by the coding sequence ATGTGGCTGAACCCAAGATCTGCTTTACTTACCCTACTGCTCTTCTGTTGTACCCTGTTCGCTTTTTCGCAGGATACAACGATCGATAGCTTACGTGCAACTGTGCAATCATCTGCTAAAGATGAAACTAAGCTGAAAGCGTATGTGTTGCTCACCGGCAAACTAAGTCTCATCAGTTTTAACGAAACCATCCGCATTGGTGATGAAGGTTTACAACTGGCTGCCAAACTCAACGATTCATTGGCGTATGCCGAGTTGAACCGTTATATCGGTATGGCCAATTACTTTAAAGGCGATTATGAAAAAGCAGCTGCCAGTTATTATGTAGCAGCAGGAGTTTACGAACGCAGCGGCGATCAAAAAGCAGTAGGATATGTGTATAACGATATTGCCAAACTCTACCGTAAAACAAGAGATCTGAAACGGGCTGCTGAAAACTATGAAAAAGCATTAGCAGTGTTCAGAGCTATGAACGATTCAAGTGGTATACAGATGGTGATGAACGAAAGTGGTGTAGTGTACGAATACCAGGGAAATCTTGAAGAAGCGATCCGTCGTTACAAAGCATCGTTACAAATTGCAGAGAATTTAAAAGATGAGGCTGGCAAAGGTTGGTCGCTTTCATTTCTTGCCGGTATTTATACATTGCAAAGTAAATTTTTACTTGCTGAAGATTACAATCTTCAAACCTTAGGCATCCGCCAAAAATTAAAAGACACGTTTGCCATTACAGTCAGCTATGCTGATCTTGGTGTGATGTACAGCGCCTGGGGCAAATATGAACGGGCTGTGTATTATCTCGAAGAAAGCAGTAAGCTGGCTGAAAAAATGCAATACAAAGAATTAATGTCGAACAATTATGCAGAGCTAAGCCGCATTGCCAATGTTACCGGCGATTACAAACGGGCACTTGATTATTACACCTGGCATACACAATTGAAAGATTCGTTGTTCAATGCGCAAAAAACAAGACAAATTGAAGAGCTGAGTACTTTGTATGAAACCAATAAAAAAGAACAGCAGATACAGGTACAGCAACTCACCATAAAAAAAAGAAATAACCTCATCTTCCTCATACTTGGCATTGTACTGCTCGCTGCTGTTATTGCTTATCTTTTTTACAACCGTTACCGTTGGAAACAACAGGTAAAACTGCAAAATGAGATCATGCTGCAACAGGAGTTGGCTGCCAGATCAGTATTGGAAGCAGAAGAAAAAGAACGAAGCCGGATTGCCAAAGACCTGCACGATGGTGTAGGACAAATGATGAGTGCCGCACGTATGAATCTCTCATCGTATTACAACACGGCAAACATTCCGGACCAGGAACAAAACCAATCACTGCAGAATATTATTCAACTGGTAGATGATAGTTGTAAAGAAGTAAGAGCCGTATCGCATAGTATGATGCCGGCCGCTTTATTAAGCAAAGGCTTGCCCGATGCAGTAGCTGAGCTAACTTCAAAAGTGAGCAGCGATGCGTTGAAACTGAATTTTTACAGCGAAGGATTTACTGAACGCTTTAACTCTAACACCGAAACCATTCTCTACCGCATTATTCAGGAATGTGTGAACAATACCATCAAACATGCTGAAGCAACAGATCTGGATATTTCACTCATCAATGATGAAGATGGCATTAGTGTTACCATTGAAGACAATGGGAAAGGATTTGCGTACGATCCGCAGCAGGAGAATGAAGGCATTGGGTTGAGCAATATCCGAAGCCGTATCCAGTTCTTAAAAGGTACTGTTGATTTCGATTCAGCACCCGGAAAAGGAACATTGGTTGCCATTCATGTACCGCATCAAGTAAACGTATAA
- the dapB gene encoding 4-hydroxy-tetrahydrodipicolinate reductase — MNIALIGYGKMGKAIHEIAKQRGHEAVLIIDADNLHDLTPENIKKADVVIEFTSPHTAFKNVTFCLQQSVPVVCGSTGWLDKLDEAKAIAEAARTGLIVASNFSVGVNIFFEVNKRLAQLMAGQDSYDVSLKEIHHTAKKDAPSGTAISLAEQVLDAVPRKEKWVNDESSNESDLSIISERIDPAPGTHFVKYSSAVDDIEIIHTAHNRTGFALGAVLAAEFLKNKTGFFGMKEVLNL; from the coding sequence ATGAACATTGCATTGATCGGCTATGGAAAAATGGGGAAAGCCATTCATGAAATTGCAAAACAACGTGGACATGAAGCGGTGTTGATCATTGATGCAGATAACCTGCACGATCTTACTCCCGAAAATATAAAGAAGGCCGATGTGGTAATTGAGTTTACCAGTCCGCATACCGCATTTAAAAACGTAACCTTTTGTTTGCAGCAAAGCGTACCGGTTGTATGTGGTTCAACCGGATGGCTCGACAAACTGGACGAAGCAAAAGCAATTGCAGAAGCTGCAAGAACAGGATTGATCGTTGCCAGTAACTTCAGCGTTGGTGTAAACATTTTCTTTGAAGTAAACAAACGCCTGGCACAACTCATGGCCGGGCAGGATAGTTATGATGTATCATTAAAAGAAATTCATCATACCGCAAAAAAAGATGCACCAAGTGGCACCGCCATATCGTTAGCTGAACAGGTATTGGATGCTGTACCACGAAAAGAAAAATGGGTGAACGATGAAAGCAGTAACGAATCTGACCTCTCCATCATCAGCGAACGCATTGATCCGGCACCCGGCACTCACTTTGTAAAATACAGTTCGGCAGTTGATGATATTGAAATTATCCATACCGCCCATAACCGCACCGGCTTTGCATTAGGCGCTGTATTGGCTGCTGAATTTTTAAAAAATAAAACCGGTTTCTTCGGAATGAAAGAAGTGCTTAACTTGTAA